In uncultured Bacteroides sp., the following proteins share a genomic window:
- a CDS encoding SusD/RagB family nutrient-binding outer membrane lipoprotein, which yields MKRILSIIFASLLIFSSCTNFEELNTDPNNPTETHPKLLLTNICWEAFGENSLDPLYASKYIVQSDGENSEQFYKWNRGSFSYYSNLKDVKKLQEASEKISANGYVALAHFFRAHYLYKLTMTFGDIPYSEALKGESSDNYTPAYDTQENVFKGILSELKSANDILSKETNNLSGDIVFGGDITKWRRTINAFRLKVLLTLSKRAGDASSTVKTDFAAIVANQPLMTSSADNAQLVYLDQEGNRYPMFNSSTFGSGMYMDSTFVALLADKKDPRLFTFCTQTKNAKSAGLAVDDFSSYDGGDPAAPYAKVNAKAVAGNISKPHSRFYASAVNEPQILMGYSEQELILAEAIVRGWITGDAATHYAAAVKASFRFYETYVSAYAGYLGESAAITYIASPKNTLTGLSAEQKIERIVDQKYIQSYFQGMWTPFFEHLRTGYPAFRRQAGVNVPKRWMYPQAEYNNNAANVKAALDRQFGGQDNINNALWWEK from the coding sequence ATGAAACGAATATTATCAATCATATTTGCATCTTTACTGATATTCTCTTCATGTACCAACTTTGAAGAACTGAATACGGATCCGAATAATCCTACCGAAACTCACCCTAAACTTTTGCTAACCAATATTTGCTGGGAAGCATTTGGTGAAAATAGTCTGGATCCTCTTTATGCATCAAAGTATATTGTTCAGTCCGATGGTGAAAACAGTGAGCAATTCTATAAATGGAACCGAGGTTCTTTCTCTTATTACTCCAACCTGAAGGATGTGAAGAAACTACAAGAAGCATCCGAAAAAATATCTGCCAATGGATATGTGGCTTTGGCTCACTTTTTTAGGGCACATTACTTGTATAAGCTGACAATGACTTTTGGTGATATCCCTTATTCCGAAGCTTTGAAAGGAGAGAGCAGTGATAACTATACTCCGGCTTATGATACTCAGGAAAATGTGTTTAAAGGAATACTGTCTGAATTGAAATCTGCAAATGATATTCTTTCAAAAGAAACGAATAACCTGTCCGGAGATATCGTTTTTGGAGGAGATATTACCAAATGGCGTAGAACGATAAATGCTTTCCGACTCAAAGTATTGCTTACTCTTAGCAAAAGAGCGGGAGATGCTTCGAGTACGGTGAAAACGGATTTTGCTGCTATTGTGGCCAATCAGCCACTAATGACTTCTTCTGCAGATAATGCTCAATTGGTTTATCTGGACCAGGAGGGAAACAGGTATCCAATGTTCAATAGTAGTACGTTTGGATCGGGAATGTATATGGATTCTACTTTTGTGGCTTTGCTGGCCGATAAGAAAGATCCGCGTTTATTTACATTCTGTACACAAACCAAGAACGCGAAGAGTGCCGGACTGGCAGTGGACGATTTTAGTAGTTATGATGGTGGTGATCCTGCTGCACCGTATGCTAAGGTAAATGCGAAAGCTGTGGCAGGTAACATTTCAAAGCCTCATTCCCGCTTTTATGCCAGTGCGGTTAACGAACCTCAGATACTGATGGGCTATTCTGAACAGGAACTTATCTTGGCTGAGGCTATTGTACGTGGATGGATTACCGGAGATGCAGCAACTCATTATGCAGCAGCTGTTAAGGCATCGTTCAGGTTCTATGAAACTTACGTGTCTGCTTATGCCGGTTATCTGGGAGAATCTGCAGCGATTACTTATATTGCTTCACCAAAGAATACTCTTACAGGGCTTTCAGCAGAACAAAAAATAGAAAGAATTGTTGATCAGAAATATATTCAATCTTATTTTCAGGGTATGTGGACTCCATTCTTTGAACATCTGCGTACAGGTTATCCTGCATTCAGAAGACAAGCTGGCGTTAATGTTCCTAAAAGATGGATGTATCCGCAAGCTGAGTATAATAACAATGCGGCAAATGTGAAAGCTGCTCTCGACAGACAATTTGGAGGGCAGGATAATATTAACAATGCTCTTTGGTGGGAAAAATAG
- a CDS encoding metallophosphoesterase family protein, translating to MKKIQILLVMLLLIVALPLFAKSPELKFRNNQFKIVQFTDIHWHNDCKYKIYNDSTEMMMREVIEAEKPDLVVITGDISVSKGARKGWEQVTRPMTDLKVPFAVTFGNHDTESDMPKREVLEYLQNNPYNVTQDSGKEVDGVGNSALAIKSSDSDKDAWLVYLLDSHAYTNDSIMGYYDWIKKSQIDWYVDQSNKFSEKNGEVLPALAFFHIPLPEYEYVRNQKSTLGNHSEEVCSPRINSGLFWAFLQQKDVMATFVGHDHNDDFIGSLANIRLAYGRKSGYVTAYKEILERGARVIELHEEEKEVKTYIRTLSGIFLEYDFKR from the coding sequence ATGAAGAAAATACAGATTTTATTGGTAATGTTACTACTTATAGTAGCATTACCTTTGTTTGCAAAATCTCCTGAACTGAAGTTTAGAAATAATCAGTTTAAGATTGTTCAGTTTACAGATATTCACTGGCATAACGATTGCAAGTACAAAATATATAATGATAGTACGGAGATGATGATGCGTGAAGTTATTGAGGCGGAAAAGCCCGACCTTGTAGTGATAACCGGCGACATCTCTGTTTCCAAAGGAGCCCGGAAGGGCTGGGAGCAGGTTACCCGGCCGATGACCGACCTGAAAGTTCCTTTTGCTGTAACATTTGGTAATCACGATACCGAAAGTGACATGCCAAAACGTGAAGTACTTGAATATCTGCAGAACAATCCTTATAATGTGACTCAGGATTCGGGAAAGGAAGTAGACGGTGTGGGCAATTCTGCATTGGCAATAAAGTCGTCGGATAGTGACAAAGACGCATGGCTTGTTTACCTTCTCGATTCTCATGCATATACTAATGATTCCATAATGGGATATTATGACTGGATAAAGAAAAGTCAGATTGACTGGTATGTGGACCAAAGCAATAAGTTCTCCGAAAAGAATGGCGAAGTATTGCCGGCTCTTGCATTCTTCCATATTCCTCTGCCTGAATATGAATATGTGAGAAATCAGAAAAGTACATTAGGAAATCATTCGGAGGAAGTTTGTTCGCCGCGAATTAATAGCGGACTTTTCTGGGCCTTCCTTCAACAGAAAGATGTAATGGCTACTTTTGTGGGGCATGATCATAATGATGATTTTATTGGTTCACTGGCAAATATTCGTTTGGCCTACGGCCGTAAGTCAGGCTATGTTACTGCATACAAAGAAATACTTGAAAGAGGAGCCAGGGTGATTGAACTCCATGAGGAAGAGAAGGAGGTTAAAACATATATCCGTACCCTAAGTGGTATTTTTTTGGAATATGATTTTAAAAGATAA
- a CDS encoding beta-galactosidase trimerization domain-containing protein: MAYIDHPFFGKWPCITENSYGKGHLIYLATVPSQDLLQKIVARAANRIGLLPFNGKYRYPVIMR, from the coding sequence TTGGCTTACATTGATCATCCTTTCTTCGGGAAGTGGCCTTGCATTACTGAAAATTCATACGGAAAGGGACATCTTATTTATTTAGCTACTGTTCCTTCACAGGACTTGCTGCAGAAGATTGTGGCTCGTGCTGCAAATCGTATCGGTCTGTTGCCTTTCAATGGAAAATATCGTTATCCGGTTATTATGCGTTGA
- a CDS encoding 4Fe-4S binding protein → MALTIDKSRCPQNHRCPLLRVCPVGAISQDGHNLPVIDAEKCIECGKCTKYCGMQAVYKR, encoded by the coding sequence ATGGCACTAACCATTGATAAAAGCCGTTGCCCGCAAAACCACCGCTGCCCGCTCTTACGAGTTTGTCCCGTAGGTGCTATCTCTCAGGACGGGCACAACCTTCCGGTTATTGATGCTGAGAAATGTATTGAATGCGGAAAGTGTACTAAATACTGCGGAATGCAGGCGGTTTACAAAAGATAA
- the trxA gene encoding thioredoxin, whose translation MKKIALIFLMAGLIFTSCNGQQTNKQSDNKLKTENKMKTIHLTKAEFLKKVANYEANPNEWKYLGDKPAIVDFYASWCGPCKTIAPILEELAAEYGDQIYIYKIDTEEEEELAAAFGIRSIPSLLFIPMNGKPQMAQGAMPKSAFKEAIENVLLQN comes from the coding sequence ATGAAAAAAATAGCATTAATATTCCTGATGGCGGGGCTGATATTCACCTCGTGCAACGGACAACAAACTAACAAACAAAGTGATAACAAATTAAAAACTGAAAATAAGATGAAAACAATCCATTTAACAAAAGCAGAGTTTTTAAAGAAAGTAGCTAATTATGAAGCTAACCCTAATGAGTGGAAATACTTAGGTGACAAGCCTGCCATCGTTGACTTTTACGCTTCCTGGTGTGGACCATGTAAAACAATTGCTCCTATTTTGGAGGAGTTGGCAGCTGAATACGGTGATCAGATTTATATCTATAAAATAGATACTGAGGAAGAGGAAGAACTGGCTGCAGCATTTGGTATCCGCAGTATTCCATCATTACTGTTCATACCAATGAATGGAAAACCACAAATGGCTCAGGGAGCAATGCCTAAATCGGCATTCAAAGAAGCCATTGAAAACGTGCTGCTTCAAAACTAA
- a CDS encoding DUF6132 family protein: MIKQKFKKYWLTLLGVAIGVVGGYLYWRYIGCESGSCPITSSPYISSLWGAVMGGLVFSMFKVENKNDK; this comes from the coding sequence ATGATAAAACAGAAATTCAAAAAGTATTGGCTTACATTGCTGGGAGTGGCAATCGGAGTTGTGGGAGGTTACCTTTATTGGCGCTATATAGGATGCGAAAGCGGTAGCTGCCCAATTACATCCTCACCTTATATTAGTTCATTGTGGGGTGCAGTTATGGGAGGATTAGTGTTTAGTATGTTTAAAGTAGAGAACAAAAACGATAAATAA
- a CDS encoding metallophosphoesterase family protein, translated as MKKGLILISLIVFSFLGEVNAQQLRFRNDGTFKIVQFTDTHVVPGNAESLNAIKLINETLDKENPDLIVFTGDVVTGKPARDGWEMVLKPLAKKGIPFVITMGNHDAEQDLNRSEIAAIITATPHCINKKDSKGLSDMALEIKSAKNSNTSALLYCMDSNDYSKVDTVKGYGWFSFEQIQWYRNTSARITEANGGKPLPALAFFHIALPEYKEAYKNERNNPVGIRLEDECPASVNPGMFTAMLESKDVMGVFVGHDHNNDYLASLYGIALGYGRFSGGKTTYVDIQNGARIINLKEGERGFSTFIRLLDGSEICSTVFPGTFK; from the coding sequence ATGAAAAAGGGTCTGATATTAATTTCATTGATTGTATTTTCCTTTTTAGGAGAGGTAAATGCCCAGCAACTTCGTTTCCGTAATGACGGGACATTTAAAATAGTACAATTTACAGATACCCATGTGGTACCTGGTAATGCTGAGTCTCTTAATGCTATTAAGTTAATTAATGAGACGCTGGATAAAGAAAATCCTGATTTAATAGTCTTTACCGGTGATGTGGTAACTGGTAAACCTGCCCGTGACGGATGGGAAATGGTGTTGAAACCATTGGCAAAAAAGGGTATTCCATTTGTAATAACAATGGGAAACCATGATGCTGAGCAAGATTTAAATCGTTCTGAAATTGCAGCGATCATTACTGCTACACCTCACTGTATAAATAAAAAGGATTCCAAAGGATTGTCTGATATGGCATTGGAGATAAAATCTGCTAAAAATAGTAATACTTCTGCTTTGCTCTATTGCATGGATTCAAATGATTATTCAAAGGTTGATACAGTAAAAGGGTATGGATGGTTTTCTTTCGAACAGATACAATGGTACCGAAATACCAGTGCACGGATTACTGAGGCTAACGGCGGAAAGCCTCTTCCAGCTTTGGCTTTTTTCCATATAGCTTTGCCTGAATATAAAGAGGCATACAAAAATGAACGAAACAATCCAGTAGGTATTCGTCTGGAAGATGAGTGTCCTGCATCTGTCAACCCGGGAATGTTTACTGCTATGCTGGAAAGTAAAGACGTGATGGGCGTGTTCGTTGGTCACGATCACAATAACGATTATCTGGCTTCCCTCTATGGAATAGCCCTTGGTTACGGAAGGTTCTCCGGTGGAAAAACTACTTACGTTGATATTCAGAATGGTGCCCGCATCATTAACTTAAAAGAAGGTGAACGTGGCTTCTCAACTTTTATTCGCTTACTCGATGGAAGTGAGATATGCAGCACTGTCTTTCCGGGAACTTTTAAATAA
- a CDS encoding phosphatidylinositol-specific phospholipase C/glycerophosphodiester phosphodiesterase family protein: protein MKLINIGYIISFAISFFFLVPAEAQELKYTPEKNVHSHNDYMQNVPFYTAYSSRCASIEADVFLRNGELLVAHEEKDIKSDRTLKALYLDPIRKEMTLNHGCGYSGGNGFQLMVDFKDDTKATLQVLVKQLLEYMECFDVFNNPAAVRVVISGYVLSPDELKNYPSIIYFDGFPNVNYTEEQSKRVPQISLSFEDLSSWNGVGNMTTADYKKVKTVVDSIHATGKKVRFWDTPDTEDAWREFMKLGVDLINTDQPTKISQFLFNH, encoded by the coding sequence ATGAAGCTAATAAATATAGGATATATTATATCCTTTGCAATCTCGTTTTTCTTTTTGGTACCAGCTGAAGCTCAGGAGTTGAAGTATACTCCGGAGAAAAATGTTCATTCACACAATGACTATATGCAGAATGTTCCTTTTTATACAGCCTATTCTTCCAGATGTGCTTCAATTGAAGCCGATGTATTTCTTAGGAATGGTGAATTGCTGGTTGCTCACGAGGAGAAAGATATTAAAAGTGACAGAACTTTGAAGGCTCTTTATCTGGATCCCATAAGGAAGGAGATGACATTGAATCATGGTTGTGGTTATTCTGGTGGAAATGGCTTTCAGCTGATGGTCGATTTTAAGGATGATACTAAGGCTACCCTTCAGGTTTTGGTAAAACAGTTATTGGAATATATGGAATGCTTTGATGTTTTTAATAATCCGGCTGCAGTTCGTGTGGTTATCAGTGGGTATGTACTTAGTCCTGACGAATTAAAGAATTATCCCTCTATTATCTATTTTGACGGTTTTCCCAATGTTAACTATACGGAAGAACAAAGCAAGAGGGTTCCTCAGATTAGCCTCTCTTTCGAGGATCTTAGTAGCTGGAACGGAGTAGGGAATATGACGACTGCTGATTATAAGAAAGTAAAAACCGTTGTAGATTCTATTCACGCGACTGGAAAAAAAGTACGTTTCTGGGACACACCTGATACGGAAGATGCGTGGAGAGAATTTATGAAACTTGGAGTCGACCTGATAAATACTGACCAACCTACCAAAATTTCCCAGTTTTTGTTTAATCATTGA